One Amaranthus tricolor cultivar Red isolate AtriRed21 chromosome 10, ASM2621246v1, whole genome shotgun sequence genomic window carries:
- the LOC130824809 gene encoding uncharacterized protein LOC130824809, which yields MVNGDGVGRCTPTELHFDNVFRTHNTSIAINISITSENSPSPLGETQHTQHQASQVPLNHNSSTQRSRVDVSTLLSNPADRNPISYYDVNDRDEIRRAYIQRDLIIHNQSIQAALHKQSEQVKIDYKNRLNASIDIGRLLLISGLPFRGHDESEAFLKKGNFLTFLEFFSRKNKSVGSVALKNALSNNQMTSPSIQKDIINACYKETINDILKELGDDYFPILVDESRDVSCKKQMGLLLTYVDKKGFIMERLVGLAQVTSTTAESLKGTIYFMLDQLSLSPSRTRGHGYDGASNKRGHVHGLRTLIQEDCSSAHYVHCFAHQFLLTLVKVAHKHVDFEHLIDLIQLTLNTIGVSYKHRDEFRQKQAEMVEKTLRKGELITGKGLNQEVGLQRHANTR from the exons GTCCGAAAATTCACCAAGTCCACTTGGTGAAACTCAACACACTCAACATCAAGCTTCTCAAGTTCCATTGAATCATAACTCTTCTACTCAAAGAAGTAGAGTCGATGTTAGCACTCTTCTTTCTAACCCTGCCGATAGAAATCCAATATCATATTATGATGTAAATGATCGTGATGAGATAAGAAGAGCTTATATTCAAAGAG ATCTTATAATCCATAATCAATCCATACAAGCTGCTCTTCATAAACAATCTGAGCAAGTTAAGATTGATTATAAGAACCGTTTGAATGCATCTATAGATATTGGTAGATTACTTTTGATTTCTGGATTACCTTTTCGAGGTCATGATGAAAGTGAAGCATTCTTAAAGAAAGgtaattttcttactttcttagagtttttttctagaaaaaataaaagtgttGGTAGTGTTGCTTTAAAAAATGCTCTCAGTAATAATCAAATGACATCCCCATCAATTCAAAAAGACATCATCAATGCTTGTTATAAAGAGACCATTAATGACATTCTAAAGGAACTTGGAGATGATTATTTTCCTATTTTAGTAGATGAATCTCGTGATGTGTCTTGTAAGAAACAAATGGGTCTTTTATTGACGTATGTTGATAAAAAGGGATTTATCATGGAAAGGTTAGTTGGTCTTGCTCAAGTTACTAGCACTACCGCTGAGTCACTCAAAGGAACAATTTATTTTATGCTTGATCAATTATCTTTGAGTCCATCTCGTACAAGGGGGCACGGTTACGATGGAGCAAGCAACAAGAGAGGTCATGTACATGGGCTTAGGACATTAATTCAGGAGGATTGTTCATCGGCTCACTATGTACACTGCTTTGCTCACCAATTTCTGCTCACTCTTGTTAAGGTTGCACACAaacatgttgattttgagcatCTTATTGATTTGATTCAGCTCACTTTAAACACTATTGGTGTTTCTTATAAACATAGAGATGAGTTTCGACAAAAACAAGCCGAGATGGTTGAAAAAACATTACGTAAAGGTGAGCTTATAACTGGAAAGGGTTTAAATCAAGAAGTTGGTCTTCAAAGACATGCGAATACTCGTTGA